From the Rattus norvegicus strain BN/NHsdMcwi chromosome Y, GRCr8, whole genome shotgun sequence genome, one window contains:
- the LOC134484303 gene encoding Y-linked testis-specific protein 1-like → MKPERRTIATRQWTRSTVAYHTRSTAKKKRVSVRRMSTPSFQKRKRKRPSPQSLGNIVGCRISHGWKEGDEPVTQWKAIVLDQLPTNPSLYLVKYDGVDCVYGLALHSDERILKLKVLTHKVVFPQVKDAHLASAMVGRAVEHKFEGKHGSKDNWRGVVLAQVPIMKDWFYITYEKDPVLYIYQLLDDYTEGNLRIIPEISPAEVKSEVGSDILTGQCVQCTRSDGSKKIGKVIYQVLAKPSVYFIKFDGDVHIYVYNLMEKIR, encoded by the coding sequence atgaagcctgaacgcagaacaatagccacaagacagtggaccaggagtaccgtggcctaccacactaggtctacagccaagaagaagagggtgtctgtgaggaggatgagcacaccatccttccagaagcggaagaggaagaggccttctccccagtccctggggaacattgtggggtgCAGAATTTcacacggatggaaggaaggtgatgagcccgtcacccaatggaaggccatagttctagatcaactgccaacaaatccctctctctatctggtcaagtatgatggagttgattgtgtctatggactggcacttcacagtgatgagaggattttaaagcttaaggtcttgactcacaaagttgtgtttcctcaagtgaaagacgcccatctcgcaagtgccatggttggccgtgctgtggagcataaatttgagggcaaacatggctctaaggacaactggaggggggtggtcctagcccaggtgccaatcatgaaggactggttttacatcacctatgagaaagatccagtcctatataTCTATCaactcctggatgattacacagaaggtaatctccgtatcattccagagatttcgccagcagaggtgaagtcagaagttggcagcgacatcttaacaggtcaatgtgtgcaatGCACCAGAAGTGACGGGTCCAAAAaaatcggcaaagtcatttaccaagttctagccaagccttccgtgtacttcatcaagtttgatggcgacgtccacatctatgtctataatctgatggaaaagatccgttaa